The following coding sequences are from one Anolis sagrei isolate rAnoSag1 chromosome 6, rAnoSag1.mat, whole genome shotgun sequence window:
- the GOLGA4 gene encoding golgin subfamily A member 4 isoform X5: protein MFKKLKQKISEEQTAPAPRSPSSPPQGPSTSSPSVVRSRTSSLVEQNDEGGLTPSKELLAGMISEPAFLSEYTIFALDPTKRPKPPNKSVNVSKQVMPSTNNNGNELSSPQPGDVQSFAQKLQFRVPSMESLFRSPLKESLFHSSSKESLVRTSSRDSLNKLDFDSPGPTFDPPSDVESEAEELPGNADSLPKEQLLQRLRRMERSLGSYRGKYSELITAFQAVQREKKKLQGILSQSQDKALRRIGELREELQMDQQAKKHLQEEFDASLEEKDQLISVLQTQVSLLKERLQNKQISIELPDANDQTQTQLQSPAKDTDTENDLGSPVDDGDTTKTLETLTQRVKRQENLLYRCKEKLRLHKEHSAQLTNEKEALQEQLDERLQELEKIKDLHMAEKTKLITQLRDAKNLIEQLEQDKGMVIAETKRQMHETLEMKEEEIAQLRANIKQVVLENEELKEQKEKSEKAAFKELERALSAAQRTEEAHKKLQAEMDEKIKAVEKASEEERVTLQRELTKVKQEVVNIMKEKCQKEHLQAIQEKEQQGSLALEELELQKKAIQLECDKKLEERQQELETFKTRILELESSLAKFSQNDKNQLEGLTIQIEGERNKHNQEITAMVEKHREELEMVTQKEQQLWTEKLNIFTQEHHAEIEKLKTVHAEELCKVMKEKETIFHAHIEEMNEKTLEKLDVKQTELEALSSELSDVLKIREDLEKCLSALQEKADKDKQEFEAKLEEHKCLYREQTEVAEKTFKEEINQLRLLLEAKEKCQEELEKQIKTLQESLIKAETECKEMSTEVDRLSQSRNDSVREQVNIYEQKLTDMQQQHANIKAEKSELEEQMVKTETSLSEVKAELESQISQVRALKCEIEEQKSENMQKVSSLTEGFELQLRDLREEVNQAKSHCTTKEKEFQQMKECLNQQIDDLRKDLLAKEDKSSALKDEYENKLKHQQAQTQKIKDKAREMQETFKKKLSEQEAKLKKEIENKQLELSKKEQEFNSKILEMAHASSTGISEAVSKLEINQKEQLESLIQAHKQELEEVVRMWENKMSQQAEELQEKHEIELQEKQQEVGDLKQKLATLNAEREKSNAEITLLNDQQSKRNTSMNELKEQLQQALGQVDVLTQKEIDLKIQLSKLENDFSLSLKEKMTIQEQLSEIKAVGEKEKNKVSELVDKLKASEEQLKALKCSHMKDCEDYKKKLEDQNLELQQKTAELEKLTTDTITQLEDYRKKAEILLQTKTSELIAKYNEKMCSVNVRIEHCQEQAIKVKEIMLIKMCQIPGLETQLKEGSETNCNLTRSLQESKQNLQEKENLIMSMKVDIERLIAEKEQLQKEGGHQQQEATEKETCITQLKKELSEHINVITSMKEELNAKKSEIEDLNKLTSELNLRLETSLSDKDAAAALLNKQHKETQEQLLNEVQELSSKVEMLTLEKATALEQVDHWMNKLSEWKKKAQSRFTQNHNTIKELQNKVELSNNQACEKDEELSRLKKECDQQSKHLEHLKGLIEQKQTRKEKQESDLVAELKIHTARIAELEEHIARKTAENDSLMDELKKCNEQKFEKNDLELRLQQAEVAVVEKDNRIKEMEDKILIFEKKLQSMEADIENKSKECEEIKVALTKTKEKELKALEETLISETTAKIADLKKKAEQKIASIKKQLNSQMEEREQQCRQDMEKQLEQKLQDKENRILSLEEKIRSRDSELEKEIIQKVEAVKVSTEQDKTHSLESMQHMYELKIDALQKDLLQKEQLLKAFDEEQKTSNNLKLQVQSQQEELHKRKQGDQIIIEKLQQEIEEQMRKQAALLEQCKKNDSDLANIREIFKTKEQEQQNMANVIKDLQEKLKEKEKEGQSFQQTINSFDEDLMKEREKHRVEMGEIISKYDERLQGVQEQLDEKSSLVKALEESREEKTRSVLELQKLLDDLQTQQKDMQKKLEETEREKQKQHRDLSKLQKDLRALRKEHQQELEIMKKESLEESEQKIKYEKEDMELKHNSTLKQLMREFNTQLAQKDQELETAVKETISKAQEVESELIESHHAEITQLNKKSLEKDDDLRRTVKKYEEILQSREEEMTEKVNELEKQLEEHKQRLADEVTVEDLQVQLAEKTTLLNDSKLQEQEFRERIHTLQDKLKKYEKNLYVTTVESPYREGNLCHSDVSLFGEPTEFEYLRKVFFEYMMGRETKTMAKVITTVLKFPAEQAQKILEREAARTVHTQPRVGIF, encoded by the exons AATGTATCTAAGCAAGTAATGCCCAGCacaaataataatggaaatgaacTGTCTTCCCCACAG CCTGGTGATGTCCAGTCTTTTGCACAGAAACTACAGTTTAGGGTTCCTTCGATGGAATCATTGTTTCGAAGTCCCTTAAAAGAATCTCTGTTCCACTCCTCTTCAAAAGAATCTTTAGTGCGAACTTCTTCAAGAGATTCACTGAACAAACTGGACTTCGATTCTCCTGGTCCAACATTTGACCCACCTTCTGATGTTGAAAGTGAAGCAGAAGAACTGCCTGGAAATGCAGACAGCCTTCCCAAGGAACAGCTGTTGCAACGACTGCGAAGGATGGAAAGAAGTTTAGGCAGCTATAGAGGAAAGTACTCTGAG TTGATCACTGCCTTTCAAGCTGtgcaaagagaaaagaaaaagttacag GGAATATTGAGCCAAAGTCAGGATAAAGCACTTCGTAGAATTGGTGAGCTGCGAGAG GAACTCCAGATGGATCAACAAGCCAAAAAACATCTTCAGGAAGAGTTTGATGCTTCATTAGAAGAGAAGGACCAACTCATCAGTGTCCTGCAGACTCAG GTATCATTACTGAAAGAACGGTTGCAGAATAAGCAAATAAGCATTGAACTGCCTGATGCAAATGATCAGACTCAAACACAGCTTCAGAGTCCAGCAAAGGACACAGATACAGAGAATGACTTGGGAAGTCCTG TGGATGATGGGGATACTACTAAAACACTGGAAACTCTTACTCAGCGGGTTAAACGTCAAGAGAACTTGCTTTATCGATGTAAAGAAAAACTTCGATTGCATAAGGAGCACTCAGCGCAGCTGACCAATGAGAAAGAGGCACTGCAAGAGCAACTAGATGAAAGACTTCAGGAACTAGAGAAAATAAAG GATCTTCACATGGCTGAAAAGACAAAACTGATTACTCAGTTACGTGATGCTAAAAACTTGATTGAACAGTTAGAGCAAGATAAA GGCATGGTTATAGCAGAAACAAAACGGCAAATGCATGAAACACTggaaatgaaggaagaagaaatagCTCAGTTGCGTGCCAATATCAAGCAGGTTGTTCTAGAAAATGAAGAGttaaaagaacagaaagaaaagtcTGAAAAAGCTG CATTTAAAGAACTTGAGAGGGCTCTCAGTGCAGCCCAAAGGACTGAAGAAGCACACAAGAAATTACAAGCAGAAATGGACGAAAAGATAAAGGCTGTAGAAAAGGCCAGTGAGGAGGAGCGTGTCACTCTTCAACGAGAGTTAACAAAAGTGAAGCAAGAGGTGGTCAATATTATGAAG GAAAAGTGCCAAAAGGAACATCTACAGGCTATACAAGAAAAGGAACAACAAGGATCTTTGGCCTTGGAAGAACTGGAACTGCAGAAAAAAGCCATTCAGTTGGAATGTGACAAAAAGCTTGAGGAGAGACAACAAGAATTAGAGACTTTCAAAACA AGAATTCTTGAATTGGAGAGCTCCCTTGCAAAATTTTCACAAAATGACAAAAACCAACTGGAGGGTTTGACTATCCAAATAGAAGGGGAGAGAAACAAGCACAACCAAGAAATCACTGCCATGGTTGAAAAACATAGGGAAGAGCTTGAGATGGTGACGCAGAAAGAGCAACAGCTTTGGACAGAAAAACTGAACATATTTACACAGGAGCATCATGCAGAAATTGAGAAACTGAAAACAGTTCATGCGGAAGAACTATGTAAGGtgatgaaagagaaagagaccaTATTTCATGCCCATATAGAAGAGATGAATGAAAAAACATTAGAAAAACTTGATGTGAAACAAACAGAGCTAGAAGCACTCTCCTCTGAGTTGTCAGATGTATTAAAAATTCGTGAAGATCTTGAAAAATGTCTATCCGCATTACAAGAAAAAGCAGATAAAGATAAACAAGAGTTTGAAGCAAAGCTGGAAGAACATAAATGTCTCTACAGGGAACAAACTGAAGTAGCTGAGAAAACATTCAAGGAAGAAATTAATCAGTTGAGACTACTCTTGGAAGCAAAAGAAAAATGCCAAGAAGAGCtggaaaagcaaataaaaacactACAAGAATCTCTCATAAAGGCTGAAACTGAGTGTAAAGAAATGTCTACAGAAGTAGATCGTCTTTCTCAGTCCAGAAATGACAGTGTCAGAGAACAAGTTAACATTTATGAACAGAAACTGACAGATATGCAGCAACAGCATGCTAATATAAAAGCTGAAAAATCAGAACTTGAAGAACAAATGGTAAAAACTGAGACTTCCCTGAGTGAAGTCAAAGCAGAGTTGGAGTCTCAGATATCTCAGGTACGTGCTTTGAAATGTGAAATAGAAGAGCAAAAGAGTGAGAATATGCAGAAAGTATCCTCTCTAACAGAAGGCTTTGAATTACAGTTAAGAGATCTTAGAGAAGAAGTCAACCAGGCGAAGAGTCATTGTACTACAAAGGAAAAAGAGTTTCAACAAATGAAAGAATGCTTGAATCAACAAATTGATGATCTGAGAAAGGATTTATTGgccaaagaagacaaaagtagtgCTTTAAAAGATGAATatgaaaacaaattaaagcatCAACAGGCACAAACACAAAAAATTAAAGACAAAGCAAGGGAGATGCAAGAAACATTCAAGAAGAAGCTTTCAGAGCAGGAAGCAAAACTGAAAAAGGAAATTGAAAACAAACAATTGGAGCTTAGTAAGAAAGAGCAGGAATTCAATTCAAAAATTCTAGAAATGGCTCATGCCAGTTCAACTGGAATCAGTGAAGCTGTGTCAAAACTTGAGATAAATCAGAAGGAGCAACTGGAAAGTCTTATTCAAGCTCATAAACAAGAACTAGAAGAGGTTGTACGAATGTGGGAAAATAAGATGTCTCAGCAGGCTGAAGAACTTCAAGAAAAGCATGAAATTGAATtacaagaaaaacaacaggaagtaGGAGATCTGAAGCAGAAACTAGCCACCTTAAATGCTGAAAGAGAAAAAAGCAATGCGGAAATTACTCTTTTAAATGATCAGCAGTCAAAAAGGAATACATCCATGAATGAACTGAAAGAGCAGCTCCAGCAGGCTTTAGGTCAAGTAGATGTTTTGACTCAAAAAGAAATTGATCTGAAAATTCAGCTTTCCAAACTCGAGAATGACTTTAGTTTATCTTTAAAGGAAAAGATGACAATTCAGGAACAGCTTAGTGAAATAAAGGCAgttggagaaaaagagaagaataaaGTTAGCGAATTGGTTGATAAACTGAAAGCATCTGAAGAACAGCTCAAGGCTCTGAAATGTTCCCATATGAAAGACTGTGAAGACTATaagaaaaaacttgaagaccAAAACTTGGAGCTTCAACAAAAAACAGCTGAATTGGAGAAGCTCACAACAGACACAATTACACAACTAGAGGACTACCGGAAGAAAGCAGAGATTTTATTGCAGACAAAAACCAGTGAACTGATAgcaaaatataatgaaaaaatgTGTTCAGTAAATGTTAGAATTGAACATTGCCAGGAACAAGCAATAAAAGTTAAAGAAATAATGTTAATTAAAATGTGTCAAATTCCTGGCCTAGAGACTCAGCTTAAAGAAGGTTCAGAAACTAATTGTAATTTGACTAGGAGTTTACAAGAGTCAAAACAAAACTTGCAGGAAAAGGAAAATCTGATTATGTCTATGAAGGTGGACATTGAAAGGCTTATAGCAGAAAAAGAGCAGTTGcaaaaggaaggaggacaccAACAGCAAGAAGCAACAGAGAAAGAAACTTGTATCACACAGCTTAAGAAAGAATTATCTGAGCATATTAATGTCATCACTTCCATGAAAGAGGAGTTGAATGCAAAAAAGTCAGAGATTGAGGATCTGAACAAACTTACTAGTGAGTTGAATCTCAGACTTGAAACCAGCCTATCAGACAAAGATGCTGCCGCAGCATTGCTAAACAAGCAACACAAAGAGACTCAAGAACAGTTATTGAATGAGGTGCAGGAACTATCTTCCAAAGTTGAAATGCTGACTCTAGAAAAAGCAACTGCTCTTGAACAGGTAGATCACTGGATGAATAAATTGtcagaatggaagaaaaaagccCAGTCAAGGTTTACACAGAATCATAATACCATTAAGGAATTACAAAACAAAGTTGAACTGAGCAATAATCAAGCTTGTGAAAAAGATGAAGAATTGAGCAGACTGAAGAAAGAATGTGATCAACAAAGCAAACATTTAGAACATTTGAAAGGCTTAATAGAGCAAAAACAgaccagaaaagaaaaacaagaatctGATTTAGTTGCTGAATTAAAAATCCATACAGCAAGAATTGCTGAACTAGAGGAACACATTGCTCGGAAAACAGCAGAAAACGACTCTTTAATGGATGAGCTCAAAAAATGCAATGAgcaaaaatttgaaaaaaatgatctGGAACTAAGGCTTCAACAGGCCGAAGTTGCAGTTGTGGAAAAGGATAATAGGATTAAGGAAATGGAAGacaaaatattaatttttgaaaaaaaattgcagtCTATGGAAGCTGATATTGAGAACAAATCAAAAGAATGTGAAGAAATAAAAGTAGCTCTAACAAAAACCAAAGAGAAAGAATTAAAAGCTTTAGAAGAGACACTTATTTCAGAAACCACTGCTAAAATAGCAGACCTGAAAAAGAAGGCTGAACAAAAAATTGCTTCTATTAAAAAGCAGTTGAATTCTCAAATGGAAGAAAGGGAACAGCAATGCCGACAAGACATGGAAAAGCAGCTGGAGCAAAAATTGCAAGacaaggaaaatagaatcttgtctTTAGAAGAAAAAATCAGATCAAGAGATTCAGAGTTAGAAAAGGAGATTATACAGAAAGTGGAAGCAGTAAAAGTTTCTACAGAACAGGACAAAACGCATTCATTAGAGAGCATGCAGCATATGTATGAACTGAAAATTGACGCTTTACAGAAAGATTTATTGCAAAAAGAACAACTACTAAAGGCGTTTGATGAGGAACAAAAAACAAGTAATAATTTAAAGCTTCAGGTACAGAGTCAACAAGAAGAACTCCATAAAAGGAAACAAGGAGATCAGATCATAATTGAAAAACTTCAGCAAGAAATTGAGGAGCAAATGAGGAAACAGGCTGCATTGCTTGAGCAATGCAAAAAGAATGATAGTGACTTGGCAAACATCAGAGAAATATTTAAAACCAAAGAACAAGAGCAGCAGAATATGGCAAATGTGATTAAAGATTTGCAAGaaaaactaaaagaaaaagagaaagagggtcaGTCTTTTCAGCAGACAATAAACAGTTTTGATGAAGATTTAATGAAAGAGCGAGAAAAGCACAGAGTTGAGATGggagaaataatttcaaaatatgaTGAAAGATTGCAAGGGGTCCAAGAACAGCTGGATGAAAAAAGCAGCCTTgtaaaagctttggaagaaagcAGAGAAGAAAAGACTAGATCAGTCCTTGAACTTCAGAAATTGCTTGATGATTTGCAAACCCAGCAAAAGGATATGCAAAAGAAACTGGAAGAAACTGAGCGGGAAAAGCAGAAGCAGCACAGAGATCTGAGTAAACTGCAGAAGGATTTGCGGGCTCTACGGAAGGAGCATCAGCAGGAGTTAGAAATAATGAAGAAAGAATCCTTGGAAGAGTCAGAACAAAAAATAAA ATATGAAAAAGAGGACATGGAATTGAAGCACAACTCCACATTAAAGCAGTTAATGCGGGAATTCAATACTCAGCTGGCACAAAAGGACCAGGAATTAGAAACAGCTGTAAAGGAAACTATCA GTAAAGCCCAAGAGGTTGAATCTGAACTGATAGAAAGCCACCATGCAGAGATAACTCAATTAAATAAAAAGAGTTTAGAAAAAGATGATGATCTACGAAGGACAGTAAAAAAGTATGAAGAAATACTACAG TCTCGTGAAGAGGAAATGACGGAAAAAGTAAATGAGCTGGAAAAGCAACTGGAGGAACATAAACAAAGACTGGCAGATGAA GTAACCGTAGAAGACCTTCAG GTCCAGCTAGCTGAGAAGACAACACTGCTTAATGATTCAAAGTTACAAGAACAAGAATTTAGAGAACGG